AACGGACGGGTTTCTACGGAAACAAATTAGAAAAAAGAGAGAAAACACGGGCGAATTCCTACCAGTTTGTGATGACGTCATAAGACAGCGAGATGGATATTCAAAGCAACCTGTAACGTGACACATTTACCGCTTACGGTGGCAGAGGCCAATTCGCTGTTGTTGCTGTGGCCATATCGAATGAGCCGGGTGGGCATCCGCATGCACGCCTTAACACTAACACCGCTGTTCCTCATCGCCGTAAGTGGCGTTAACCTGCATGTTGTTAGCAGGAGCACTCAGGAGCAAACATGGAGAATATTGATCTGTGAAGGGAATTCATAAATATTCAAAAAACTTTAATCTTAAAGTCAGAAAACGGGGCCTGTGGCGTTGGCTCAGCGATGCATACGCAGCGAAAGTTTTGTTGCATCCCCGACGGGGCGGGGAGTACAGGGCATGCGTGCTGCAGAGCAGAAAAGAGGGAAAGCTTCAACATATTTTAGCGTGTTCAGCCCGTTGCCGCGGCTGACCGTTTCAATTATGTGCGACGCGTCCATCAGTGATTAAAAATGGCTTGCCATTGCATACAGAGTATGTGATAACGCAATTGGGTAAAACGAGGTACAGTTCTGTATATGTGTGGCATTTCTATCAGTAAAGAAGTTCTGAGTAAAGACGTTAACGTTGAATACCGCTTCTCTGCCGATCCTTATCTTAGTGCCTCAAGCAGTAACGACTCTAGTTTGTCTATGTAACGCCTACGGGCGGTTTAAACAATCCAAAGGAAATACTCAAGATGGCAAAGATCAAAGGTCAAGTTAAGTGGTTCAACGAGTCTAAAGGTTTCGGTTTCATCACCCCGGCTGACGGCAGCAAAGACGTGTTCGTACACTTCTCTGCAATCCAGGGTAACGGCTTCAAAACCCTGGCTGAAGGCCAGAACGTTGAGTTCGAAATCCAGGATGGCCAGAAAGGTCCATCAGCAGTAAACGTTACTGCTATCTAATCAGCGTCAGCTGTAAAAAAGCCCGCCAGCGTGCGGGCTTTTTCGTGCCTGTCAGTCAGGGATTGATAATGATGGCGGCGTACTGATTACGTCCTTTGATATCAGGATGCTGCGGATCCTGCGCCCGACGTTGGCTGTTGCGGCGAAAGCTGGTGTATTTAAAACGCTGCGGCTGCTGTGGATCGGCGTTCAGCGTACAGATGGTGCAGCTGCCGGCGTGGTCGACGGCGGCAAACCCCAGCGCCGTCAGCTTATCGTGGGCGATAGCGGCCAAATCCAAATGGCGAAAGCGCGGGCTGATCAGCGCGGGCGGCTGCGGCAGACGCTGCTGAAACTGCGCTACCAGCTCTTCATTGACTTCATAGCAGCAGGGGCCGGCAGCCGGTCCGATGGCGGCCACCCAGTTGGCGGGATCGTCATCGTGCGCGATGCGCTGCGCCATCTGTTCCAGAATACCGTCCAGCAGGCCGCGCCAGCCGGCGTGTACAGCGCCGATCGCCGCACCGTCGCGGCGGCTGAATATCACCGGCAGGCAGTCTGCGGTCAGCACGCTGAGCAAAATGCCCGGCTGCGTGGTGTAAAATCCGTCCGCCTCGCCGCAGAGCTGCCCTGGCTGCAGCACATCGACGATGCGTGTGCCGTGCACCTGCTTTTTCTCGGGCAGCGTATCGCGGTAGTGCAGCAGCGAGGCAGGCAGCAGCGCGCTTTTGTTGCCAAAGCCGTGCTGAATGGCCGGGATGGCGCTGAGCAGTGCGGAATAATCGGTCATGGTCTGATAACAATCCGTATTTGAAAGACAGGCACCCAGTGTAGCGAGCTTTTTCCCGCTTTGGCTAGCGTCGGCTGTATACCGCGCGCTGGCGCGCCTTGCATCAATACCCGGGCTTATTTAGACTAGCCGCGCCGTATCTCTCTGGAAGCCAAGCCCATGTCTTATCTTTGCCCGTTGTGCCAGTTGCCGCTGCTGCTCACCCAGCAACAGTGGCGTTGTGAAAATAACCATCAGTTCGATCGTGCAAAGGAAGGCTACGTCAATCTGTTGCCGGTACAGCACAAGCGCTCGAAGCAGCCTGGCGACAGTGCGGAGATGATGCAGGCGCGGCGCGCCTTTCTGGAGGGCGCATTTTACCAGCCGCTACGTCAGCGAGTGGCTGAGCTGCTGGATAATGCGCTGGGCGCCGATGCGCAGACGCTGCTGGATATCGGCTGCGGCGAGGGCTATTACACCGCCGCGGTGGCTGAACGGCTGCGAGAGCAGCGCCAGATGGCCGTTTATGGGCTGGATGTGGCCAAGGTGGCCATTCGCTATGCCGCCAAGCGTTACCCTCAGGTGGCGTTCTGCGTCGCCTCCAGCCATCGCCTGCCGTTTGCCGATGCGTCATTGGACGCGGTATTGCGCATCTATGCGCCCTGTAAGGCGGCCGAGCTGGCGCGCGTGGTGCGTCCAGGTGGGGTGGTTGTGACGGTGTCACCGGCGCCGCGCCATTTATATCAGCTGAAAGAGCAGGTTTATCAACAGGTTCAGCTACATGACGAGCATGATGAGACGCTGAGCGGTTTTCAACGTGAACACAGCGAACGGCTGGCGTATACGATGGCGCTGCCGGGCGAGCAGGCGGCGAATTTGCTGCAGATGACGCCATTTGCCTGGCGCGCCTCGCCGGAGGTGCAGCAGCGGCTGGCGGCCAGCGACGTCTTTGACTGTGAGACGGACTTTGCCATCAGCCTGTACCGCCGCGAGGCGTAGCATAGGTCAGGCGAAAAAAGGCTGAACAGCGTTCAGCCCTTAACGAGGGGGATGTGTCTGTCAGGACAGATAGCCCAGATGGTCCAGCAGAATATTCACCCCGATGCCGATCAGCACCAGCCCGCCGAGGATTTCGGCGCGTTTGCCCAGCAGCGGGCCGATAAAGCGGCCGATCATCATACCCAGCGTGGCCATTATCATGGTGGCGCAGCCGATGGCCATGGCGGTATGCACGATATTCACCTGTAAGAAGGCCAGACCGACGCCGATTGCCATGGCGTCGAGGCTGGTGGCGATTGCGGTGGCGACCAGCAGCCAGAATCCGTGGCGTTTGACCTTTTCAACCTCGTCCGGGCGGTTGCGTATCCCCCCGACGATCATGCGCACGCCGAGAATAAGCAGCAGGCCGAAGGCGACCCAGTGATCCCATTCCATAATGTATTGGCTGGCAAGCAGGCCCAGCGACCAGCCGATCAGCGGGGTAATTGCTTCAATGGCACCGAAGATAAGGCCGGTACGGAGTGCTTCGCGAAAACGGGGTTGATGCAGACTGGCGCCTTTGCCGATAGACGCAGCAAACGCATCCATAGACATGCCGAAAGCGAGGATCAGGGTAGCGGATAGATTCATGTGAAATAGTCTCGGCCGGGCGGCTCCATATACACGCAACCCACCCCCAACCAAACGACGGAGTTACGTGCCTATGGTCTCGCCAACCTGACTCTGGCTGCCCGCACCACGTTTCAAACGACAAAACGAGTATGTTGATACGGGCGTTTCTGATTGTGCAGAATCAGAAACCGGCTACTCCCCAATGACGGACGCAACCTTATCATATTATTTTTGCCAAAGACAACGTTTAATTCTTGGGGGTATTTAATGAAATTGATAATTGTTTTCATTAAATGATTGCAGGGGGAAAATAAAGCAGATAGTGATGATGTCATTGTGGAAATAATAAGCAAGGGGTTCGGCGGCGTCGTGGATAAATTAACCGTTTTTGACGCCGGATTCGATAGGAAGTGAACGGCTACGTTTTAATATTTTGATTTTCAATGAAAAAATCATAAATCTTTTGCAGGTCGTCTAACTGGGTGACCTGAATCAATAAGCGTCGTTGCTCTAATGCAATCACCAGAACGCCATCTTCGGTTAAATTCATTGCTTTGATGCGAGAGTAGTCAATAAAGACATTGCTATAAAAGAAACCCTGCGTTTTAAATAACAATGTCGGCCAACGAATATAAGCAAGATATATGGCGACCAGCGCCAAAGAGATTAATAACCAACTGGTCAGCGGCGATCCCTGACTGACCAGATTGCGATACAGCAAAATAGCCAGCAGCGCGACAAAAATCAGGCTGTCGATGCGATTGCGGCGTTTGAGTCTTACCTTGAGCAGCGTAGGGCCTTTGAGCCGCTCCTGGATGAATTGGTCATAAATGGCATACAGCAACAGCAAGACGATAAATAGCGCGATGGCGATATCCGTCAGCGACATCTTAAACTCCCTAACATAAAAAAAGCCGGGGGTATCCCCCGGCGTGACGGTGGTTTACTCGCCCAGCAGGCCAATCCAGTAGCCGAAAATGCCGATGACAAAGAACCCCAGAATGATCCACAGCGCATTGACCTTTTTACGCAGCAGCCACATACAGCCGAAGGTCAGCAGCAGCGGGATCAGGCCCGGCATCAGCTGGTCGAGAATGGTCTGCACCGTGGTGACGGTGGTATGCCCGGTCTGGTCGGTGATTTTCGACACCACCAGCGGGATGTTGACATGGGTCCACTTATTGACCAACGCCCCCATGACAAACAGGCCGAGAATCGACGCCCCTTCCGTCAGTTTCTGCAGGAAGCCGCCGCCCATATCGTTAACGATATCGGCGCCTTTACGGTAGCCATAGGCCACGCCGTAGTAGCGCACCAGCATCCGCACCAGGTTAAACAGCACGAAGAACAGGATCGGCCCGAGCAGGCTGCCGGTCAGGGCGATACCGGCGCCCAGCGCGGCGAACACCGGCCGCATGGTGCCCCAGAAGATCGGGTCGCCGACGCCGGCCAGCGGCCCCATCAGCCCGACCTTGATGCCGTTGATGGCGGCGTCATCGATGGGCGCACCGTTGGCGCGCTGTTCTTCCATCGCCAGCGTTACCCCGAGGATCGGCGCAGCGACGTAAGGGTGGGTGTTGAAAAACTCCAGATGGCGCTTGATCGCCTGTTTGCGCTGGTCGTTGTTTTCCGGGTACAGGCGGCGGATTGCCGGCACCATGGAAAAGCAGAAGCCCAGCGCCTGCATACGTTCGAAGTTCCACGATCCCTGAAACAGGTTAGAGCGGATAAATACGCCGCGAACGTCGGCCGGCGTCAGTTTCTTTTGAGCTGCAGTGGTATCAACCATTTCTCTCACCTATTCCTAGTCCAGTTCATTATCAAGGTCGTTCGATTGGGCAGGACCGCCCTGAACCACCTGCGGCTTGTTATATTTAGGGCTGAGCTGGATATACAGCACGGCCATCACTACGCCGATGACCCCCAGCGCCACCAGATTGAAATTGGTAAAGGCGGCGGTGACAAAACCGGCGTAGAAGAACGGCATCAGATAGCCGGCACGCATCATATTGATCACCATGGCGTAACCGACCACGACGATCATGCCGCCGGCGATATTCAGGCCGGTGGTCACCACTTCCGGGATGGAGTTCAGCAGCGCGTGCACCCCGGCGGTACCGACGGAAACCGCAACGATCACGGCCGGAATGGCGATACGCATCGCCTGCAGCAGCAGGGCGGAGACGTGCAGCCAACTGATGGCGCGCAGGCTGCCGCGCTCGGCCGCGCTGTCCGCCGCGTGCTGGAAGGCGACGGTCAGCGTACGCACGATGATGGTTAAGACCTGGCCCGCCGCGGCCAGCGGAATGGCCAGCGCGATACCGGCGCCGACGCTTTGTCCGCCGGCGATAACCAGGATGGTGGAAATAATGGAGGCCAGTGCGGCATCGGGCGCAACTGCGGCGCCGATGTTCATCCAGCCGAGGGCGATCATTTCCAGCGTACCGCCGATAATGATGCCGGTTTTCATATCGCCGAGGATAACGCCGATCAGCGTACAGGCGACCAGGGGGCGGTGAAACTGGAATTCATCCAGCACGGAACCCATGCCGGCAATACAGGCAACGATAAATATCAGTACAACCTGAAGCGTGGTTATCTCCATTGCACTTCTCCTATTGACCAAGAGCGCTGAGTAGAATAATGACGGCTGTCGCCATTAATTAAGTTTGTTGATCAGGTCCATCATTTTTAAACGCGTATCGGACGAGACCTTACGGACTTCCAGTTCAATGCCGCGTTCATTGAGTTTTTTAAACGCCTCAATATCTTTCTCA
The nucleotide sequence above comes from Serratia rhizosphaerae. Encoded proteins:
- a CDS encoding DUF2627 domain-containing protein — translated: MCGISISKEVLSKDVNVEYRFSADPYLSASSSNDSSLSM
- a CDS encoding PTS mannose/fructose/sorbose transporter subunit IIC, which produces MEITTLQVVLIFIVACIAGMGSVLDEFQFHRPLVACTLIGVILGDMKTGIIIGGTLEMIALGWMNIGAAVAPDAALASIISTILVIAGGQSVGAGIALAIPLAAAGQVLTIIVRTLTVAFQHAADSAAERGSLRAISWLHVSALLLQAMRIAIPAVIVAVSVGTAGVHALLNSIPEVVTTGLNIAGGMIVVVGYAMVINMMRAGYLMPFFYAGFVTAAFTNFNLVALGVIGVVMAVLYIQLSPKYNKPQVVQGGPAQSNDLDNELD
- the rlmA gene encoding 23S rRNA (guanine(745)-N(1))-methyltransferase, translating into MSYLCPLCQLPLLLTQQQWRCENNHQFDRAKEGYVNLLPVQHKRSKQPGDSAEMMQARRAFLEGAFYQPLRQRVAELLDNALGADAQTLLDIGCGEGYYTAAVAERLREQRQMAVYGLDVAKVAIRYAAKRYPQVAFCVASSHRLPFADASLDAVLRIYAPCKAAELARVVRPGGVVVTVSPAPRHLYQLKEQVYQQVQLHDEHDETLSGFQREHSERLAYTMALPGEQAANLLQMTPFAWRASPEVQQRLAASDVFDCETDFAISLYRREA
- a CDS encoding DUF986 family protein encodes the protein MSLTDIAIALFIVLLLLYAIYDQFIQERLKGPTLLKVRLKRRNRIDSLIFVALLAILLYRNLVSQGSPLTSWLLISLALVAIYLAYIRWPTLLFKTQGFFYSNVFIDYSRIKAMNLTEDGVLVIALEQRRLLIQVTQLDDLQKIYDFFIENQNIKT
- the pgeF gene encoding peptidoglycan editing factor PgeF, encoding MTDYSALLSAIPAIQHGFGNKSALLPASLLHYRDTLPEKKQVHGTRIVDVLQPGQLCGEADGFYTTQPGILLSVLTADCLPVIFSRRDGAAIGAVHAGWRGLLDGILEQMAQRIAHDDDPANWVAAIGPAAGPCCYEVNEELVAQFQQRLPQPPALISPRFRHLDLAAIAHDKLTALGFAAVDHAGSCTICTLNADPQQPQRFKYTSFRRNSQRRAQDPQHPDIKGRNQYAAIIINP
- the cspE gene encoding transcription antiterminator/RNA stability regulator CspE, with product MAKIKGQVKWFNESKGFGFITPADGSKDVFVHFSAIQGNGFKTLAEGQNVEFEIQDGQKGPSAVNVTAI
- the mntP gene encoding manganese efflux pump MntP, with product MNLSATLILAFGMSMDAFAASIGKGASLHQPRFREALRTGLIFGAIEAITPLIGWSLGLLASQYIMEWDHWVAFGLLLILGVRMIVGGIRNRPDEVEKVKRHGFWLLVATAIATSLDAMAIGVGLAFLQVNIVHTAMAIGCATMIMATLGMMIGRFIGPLLGKRAEILGGLVLIGIGVNILLDHLGYLS
- a CDS encoding PTS mannose transporter subunit IID, with the protein product MVDTTAAQKKLTPADVRGVFIRSNLFQGSWNFERMQALGFCFSMVPAIRRLYPENNDQRKQAIKRHLEFFNTHPYVAAPILGVTLAMEEQRANGAPIDDAAINGIKVGLMGPLAGVGDPIFWGTMRPVFAALGAGIALTGSLLGPILFFVLFNLVRMLVRYYGVAYGYRKGADIVNDMGGGFLQKLTEGASILGLFVMGALVNKWTHVNIPLVVSKITDQTGHTTVTTVQTILDQLMPGLIPLLLTFGCMWLLRKKVNALWIILGFFVIGIFGYWIGLLGE